Below is a window of Hydrogenimonas sp. SS33 DNA.
ATCATTGTGACGGTAGAGGGCGAAGGGGTCAGCGAAGAGATCGCCAAGGTGAAGAAGATTCAGGAAGTCCCCCATGTCATCGCCGCCGACATGATGATGGCCTACAGTGAAGAGGAGTTGGAGAAGGAGCGTTCCAAACTGGAAACGGGCCCCAACATCCCAGAAATGCTCAACGACGACAGCCTGCGGGCCGAAGATATCGTCTATCACGGCGACCTGAAGCACAAAAACCTCGGTTTTTGACGGACGTCAGGTTAACAGAGGGGAGAGGATAAACCCTCTTTTCCTCCTGCCGCCATTTCAAAATTCCACACTTTTTGAGGAGGTAACGCGTTCAACGCAAAATCTCTCTTCTGTATCACTTTTCCGCCAGCAATTTCTCTTTCAAATCCTTCTGGACGGGCTCTTTTCCCAGCCATATTCCCCACAACGCCTCTTTGAAATCGTGTCCCTTCAGTGTCACCATCGGTTTTCCGTTTTTTAGCACCGTCACCCCTTTGCCCGGTTCATAGAAGAGGTCGAGCCGGTCCTTTTTGCCCAGATGGTCGCCGAAAGCCTCGGTAAAGCGGCCGATCCGCTCTTTCAACGCTTCGGTGTGGCCGTGGGTCGATTTTTCGAACCCCTCCTCGATCCCCTTTTTCATACGCTTTTTGGAGATGAGGGAAGAGACGATGACCAGCCTCATGAGCTGGGGCTCGTCGGCACGGATGATCTTTTCCGCATCGCGGCTCTTTTGCGGAAGGTAGAGGGCGACGGCATAGAGGTCGATCCAGAATTTTTCCCTGACCCCATGGCCATTGAGAACAAATCTGTGCTTTTCCATCGTTATGTGATTTTCGAAACGGGGAAGGCCGGCGACAAGCGTACCGACCGATAAAAGCAGCAGAAAAAGGCGGTAAATCTTTTTACCCCCTTTCGTTCCCATTGTGTCCCTATGCATGGCGCAGTTTGACGATGGCCAGCAATCCTGCCTGGGTATGTTCCACATGAAATTCGGAATCGACCGGCGGTTTTCGCTGCTCCAGCCTCTCCGCCAGATGGTGCAGAACCATGCCGAAGTGGTTCAGCAGCGGCAGTTTGATCTCTTTGATCTTCGCCTTGACCACCTCGTCGGCGATGCGTTCCAGAAGGCACTCGTATGCCTCCTCGTTGGTGACATACTGCATGTAGTAGCCGATCATATTTTCGATATTGCCAAGCCAGGCCCGCCTCGCCTCTTCGCTAATGTGCGGGTGGGATTCGATCCGGTTTTTCAGGTCCTGCGCCAGGGCCCGGGCCTTCTCTTTTCTCTCTTCTACCCGTTTGTCCAGGTCCGGGCAGTACTTCTGCAACATGTCGTTGATGACCGTCTCGCTGAATTCGCTGGATTTGGGATGGTAGACGATGTCGTGCGCCTCCCCCCTGACGTCGAAAGCCTCCGCCAGCTGGAGCGCCGCACTCAGGTAGATGTACTTATCCGGCTTACTGGGGTCGAAGCGGACTCCCCTGTCCGATACGATCGGCGCGGGACCCACGAATTTGATGGTTGCCATGGTGCCTCCATATTAAAGTTTATTTCTTCCAGATTATAGCATGCATCATCACGCGACCCACATGATCTGTGAAAGAATGATGATAATGACGACCAGAGTAAAGGGAAAATAGTGGCTTTTGAAGAGCCACGGGTTGATTTTGAAGACCTTCTGCATGAAGCCGCGAAGCCCCAGCCAGAGGCCGAGAAAGGCTTTGAAAAGAAGGACGATCTGTAGATGGCTCAACCCCTCCGGGCCCACTTTCCCGAAGACGTGGGGAAACATCCAGATCCCCGTCAGAACGACGACGAAGAGGGCATAGGGCACCACTTTGCGGACATGGACCATGATCGCCTCGCGGCAGGCACTTCCCTCATTGTCGGGGAGGCTCTTTTGCATCTTCTGAAGAAAGAGAATGTCGGTAAAGAGAAAACCGCCGTAGACAAAAGCGGCGAGAAGGTGGACGGTATGAACAATGGTGAAAAGCATTAGAAACCCTTTGAGATAATTTGAAAGGATTCTACCTAAAAAAACCGCCTTACTATCTGATGTTACGCAAAACATGAGCAAAGCCCATACTTTGGCGGGGACTGGCCGTCCCCTGCACCCCCCTAAAGCTTCGAAATCGAAGATTTCGAGAAGACGTCACGCTTTTGCGTAACGTTTGTTACTATGTCTTTTAGCGGGCGCGTCGCACAGGCCTGGGTGTCGGGCGCGGTTGCGGCATGGGTCTTCCCACGGGTTTGACGTTCGCAGGCGGAGTGACAGGTTGCGCAGCAGGGGGATGAATGGGCTGCGTCGTCGGTCGATCGGGATGATGGTCATGATCGTGGTGGTGGTACCAGTAGCCGGAAGGATAGGCATAACCAAAACCGTGCCAGTCATCGTAACGGTCGCTTTTTTCTCTATCGCTTCGCGGCTTGGCTTCGCGCTCTTCCCCCTTTTTGATCATCCGTTCTATCCGGGCTTTGGAGAGGCCGTGTTTGCGTGCCGTTTCGATGAAAGTGTTACGTTTTTCAAAGATCTGGATGATCTCTTTACCGTCATCGACGACAAAACAATTGGTACGTTGTTTGTAACAGTGGGAGGTTGCATACAGCGTACCAGCCGTCAACAAAAAGAGGGCTGCCCATTTTTTGGGATGGTTCATCACGTTTTCCTCATAACGGTATATCACGCCCATTATACAACAACAGCCTGTTCCGGAAGAAATGCTATAATCCCGAAAAAATTTCGGGGCGCCACTCTCCACTGTCGCAACAGTTGGTAAGCAGAGGCGTCTTACAGGAGGAAAAGATGGCAAAAGTACCGGAAGATGTTGGATGCAACAACCAGGAGTGCAAAGAGAAGGACAACTGCAAACGCAACGAGATCGCCAAAACGGGCAAAGCCCGCGAAGTTAAAACCTTCGGCGGCACCCCCGAAAAAGGGTGCGGCAAGTTTATCCCCAAATCGTAATGGCTACGCCTTCCAGTCGATGACGCCGAAGTTGTCGACCACATAGTCGATATCTTTGTCTCCCCGGCCCGAGAGATTGACCAGAATGGCGTCATGGGGGACCTCTTTGGCCAGCTTCATCGCGTAGGCGATGGCATGGGCGCTCTCCAGCGCCGGGATGATCCCCTCCATCTGGCTGATGGCGTAAAACGCCTCCACCGTCTCTTCATCCGTCGCCCCCCGTACATGCACCCGTCCGATGTCGTGCAGGTAGGCATGCTCCGGCCCCACACCCGGGTAGTCGAGGCCGCTGGCGATGGAGTGTACCGGCGCGGGGTTGCCCTCCTCATCCTGCAGAAGAATCGACTTGAAGCCGTGCAGCACGCCCTCTTTTCCATACTCCAGCGTCGCCGCATGGTCTCCCAGGCGGGTGCTCTTGCCCAGAGGCTCTACCGCGTAGAGTTCCACCGGGTCGTCGATGAAGCCGCTGAAGATCCCCATGGCGTTGGAGCCGCCGCCGACACAGGCGACCACATGGTCGGGCAGCTCCCCGTCGGTCATCTCCATGTACTGCTCCCTCGCCTCGATGCCGACGACACTCTGAAAATCGCGCACCATCAGCGGGAAGGGGTGGGGACCGACGACCGAACCGATGGCGTACATCGCCGTGTCGAGCTGGCCGAGGTAGGCTTCGAAGGCGGAATCCACCGCCTCCTTGAGGGTCCTGAGGCCGTGGGTCGCCGGCACCACCTTCGCCCCCAGAATCTTCATGCGCACCACGTTGGGATGCTCCTTTTCGATGTCCACCTCACCCATGTGGATCTCGCACTCCAGCCCGAAATAGGCGCACGCCGTCGCCAGCGCCACCCCGTGCTGCCCCGCGCCGGTTTCGGCGATAAGCTTGGTTTTGCCCATGCTTTTGGCCAGCAGCGCCTCTGCCATGCAGTGGTTGAGCTTGTGCGCGCCCGTATGGTTCAGATCTTCGCGTTTGAAATAAAGCTGCGCCCCGCCGATGGCGTCGCTGAGGCGTTTGGCGTGGTAGACCGGCGTGGGGCGCCCCTGGTAATGTTTGCGGATGCGGCGCAGTTCGGCCAGAAATTCATGGGATTTGCGCATTTTCAGGTAGGCTTCGGTGATGCGCTCGAACTCCTCGACGAGCTGCGGCGGCAGAAAGGCACCGCCATACTCGCCGAAGTAGCCCTTCTCGTCGGGCTGGGATTTGAGATATGTATGTTTCATGGAGAACTCCTTGTAATGGGTGTGCAAAGAGTGTAGTAAGTTTCCTCGTAAAGAGCGGTTAAATCAGGCCCAGATCCGCCAAAATGGGTTCGAGGCCGGCGAATTTCTCCACCAGGGTCTCCATGAGGGTGCCGAAGGCCTTGTCCTCTTCGTACCACTCTTCGATATGTGCCAGCGCGTTGTTTTTCTCCTCTTCGCTCAGCTTGTCGGAGTTGCGGATCGCCTCTTTAAGTTGTTCCAGTTTCTCGTGATGTTTGTGATGGGGCATCGTTCACCTCTTTTTTTTGTTTGAAGTCTACCTTTTTTATAGTTAATGTATCATTTAGCCACCTACTTTTTCGTTACCATCCACTTCTTGAAGGGTTGCAGAGAGTCAATGAAGTCGGCGACATTTTCGATCTCTTCGGGCGTCAGTATCAACGTCGGCATGGCATTGGCGCTGTAACCGAATTTTCTGTACTCCCGGCTCGGGTCCCGGACATAAGCCTTGATCTCTTTTTTGGTACGGGTATAGGAGACGAGGTTGAAATCCCTTCCCAACCCGCCGGTCATAT
It encodes the following:
- a CDS encoding chaperone NapD, which encodes MNISSIVVQVRQEYVDEVVEALKAADFCEYHFHDKSIGKIIVTVEGEGVSEEIAKVKKIQEVPHVIAADMMMAYSEEELEKERSKLETGPNIPEMLNDDSLRAEDIVYHGDLKHKNLGF
- a CDS encoding chalcone isomerase family protein — protein: MHRDTMGTKGGKKIYRLFLLLLSVGTLVAGLPRFENHITMEKHRFVLNGHGVREKFWIDLYAVALYLPQKSRDAEKIIRADEPQLMRLVIVSSLISKKRMKKGIEEGFEKSTHGHTEALKERIGRFTEAFGDHLGKKDRLDLFYEPGKGVTVLKNGKPMVTLKGHDFKEALWGIWLGKEPVQKDLKEKLLAEK
- the trpB gene encoding tryptophan synthase subunit beta, giving the protein MKHTYLKSQPDEKGYFGEYGGAFLPPQLVEEFERITEAYLKMRKSHEFLAELRRIRKHYQGRPTPVYHAKRLSDAIGGAQLYFKREDLNHTGAHKLNHCMAEALLAKSMGKTKLIAETGAGQHGVALATACAYFGLECEIHMGEVDIEKEHPNVVRMKILGAKVVPATHGLRTLKEAVDSAFEAYLGQLDTAMYAIGSVVGPHPFPLMVRDFQSVVGIEAREQYMEMTDGELPDHVVACVGGGSNAMGIFSGFIDDPVELYAVEPLGKSTRLGDHAATLEYGKEGVLHGFKSILLQDEEGNPAPVHSIASGLDYPGVGPEHAYLHDIGRVHVRGATDEETVEAFYAISQMEGIIPALESAHAIAYAMKLAKEVPHDAILVNLSGRGDKDIDYVVDNFGVIDWKA
- a CDS encoding cytochrome c is translated as MRTIIVFALVSIVSLLFGDVGKGRAVYEANCAQCHSIHMTGGLGRDFNLVSYTRTKKEIKAYVRDPSREYRKFGYSANAMPTLILTPEEIENVADFIDSLQPFKKWMVTKK